The nucleotide window AGCACGCCAGCCGCTTGGTTCAAGTGACTCAGGAGTGCCTTTACAAAGCCATTGATATCGTCAAGCCCGGCACCACTCTGGGAGATATTGGCCACGTTATCCAGCAACACGCAGAAAAGAACTACTACTCGGTGGTGCGGGATTTTTGCGGTCACGGTATTGGCGATCAATTTCACGAAGACCCCCAGGTTGTCCACTACGGCAAACCGGGCACTGGCCTGGTACTTCAGGAAGGCATGACCTTTACCATTGAGCCGATGATCAATGCCGGCAGCCACCACACCAAAATCAAGCCCGACGGCTGGACCGCAGTTACCCGGGACGGCCGCCTGTCTGCCCAGTGGGAACACACCATGGCAGTGACCGCCAGTGGCGTTGAAGTACTGACCGCCCGTGGAGAAGAATCCCTGTAATGTCCGAGCGGCTATTGCAGCTTGAACCACCCTCCAAGTCGCTGACCAGTAGTGCACTGCTACCGCTGTTAAGCACCGAATTACAACGCTATCGGGTCCAGCAAGAACAACAGTTTCAAGAAGGCGCTGATATCCGCGCGCTAGTTAATGAGCGAGCGCAATTCTTTGACCAGTTGCTCACCCTGATCTGGCAACAAATCGGGTTTGATGAACAGTTTAGCCTGATTGCCATTGGGGGGTACGGCCGCGGCGAGTTACACCCCCACTCCGATATCGACCTGCTGATTCTTCACAACAACGACAGTGACAGCATCTACAAAGACGCCATTGAGACATTTCTGCAGTTGCTGTGGGATTTGCGCCTCAACGTAGGCCATAGCGTGCGCACACTGTCCCAGTGTGTCGAGGAAGCCCGCAAAGACATTGCCGTCGCCACCAGCCTGATGGAAGTACGCACCATTGTCGGCGATGACCGAGATCGTCAAACCCTGTTGGAAGCGATTGCCCCGGACAAAATCTGGTCAGCTGCTGACTTTTTTATCGCCAAGCAAAATGAGCAAAGCGCACGCCACCAACGCCATGGCATCAACGAGTACGATCTGGAGCCCAACGTCAAAAAATCCCCCGGTGGCCTCCGCGACATCCAGACATTGATGTGGGTTGCCAAGCGCTATTACAAAGTCGATAACCGCGACCAGTTGCGCAACAAAGCGCTGTTCAGTGACCGGGAGTTCAGCCAGCTTCAACAAGGAGAGGAGCTGTTATGGCGAGTGCGTTTCGGGCTACATACCCTGTCTGGTAGACCTCAGGAAGTACTGCACTTTGACCTGCAACGACAATTGGCTGAACAGTTTGGTTATCAAGACAACGAACGCCTGGCGGTAGAACAGTTTATGCAGGATTACTACCGCACGGTTATGCAACTGCGATTGGTTAACGAAGTTGTTATGCGCCATTTGCAAGAAACCATTGTCGATGGTGAAGACCAAAAAACCATCACCCCCATCAATCAGCATTTTCAAATGCGGGGCAAACTGCTGGAGACCACTCACAAGCGGGTATTCAGCGAATACCCTTCCGGCTTGCTGGAAATTTTTCTCCACTGGATGGCAGGAGACGCCAAAGGCATTCGCCCCACCACCATTCGCCAGATCCAGGCTCACTGCCACCTGATTGACGACAACTTTCGCTGCCAGGAAAACAACCAACGCCTGTTCCTTGAGCTATTTCGCCAGCCGCACCGGCTCTCCACCGCCTTGCAGCGCATGACCCGCTATGGCGTGTTGGGCAACTACCTGCCGGAGTTCGGCCAGATTATCGGGCAGATGCAGCACGATCTTTTCCACATTTACCCTGTGGATGTGCACACACTGCAGGTGGTCAAAAACATTCGCCGCTTGGGGCGCAGCAAAGCCGCCAAACTGTTTCCCTTGGCTGCGGAGTTGTATCAGCGTACGGAAGGCAAGGAGTGGCTTCTGATTACTGCCCTCTACCACGATATCGGCAAGGGCCGAGGCGGTAATCACTCCCTGCTTGGTGCGGTGGATATGCGTGAATTCGGG belongs to bacterium SCSIO 12696 and includes:
- the map gene encoding type I methionyl aminopeptidase; its protein translation is MAISLKTPEQIEKMRVAGRLAAEVLDMIGPHVVPGVSTEELDRICHDYIVNEQQAIPAPLNYKGFPKSICTSINQVVCHGIPSPAKKLKSGDIINIDITVIKDGWYGDTSKMFLVGKVAEHASRLVQVTQECLYKAIDIVKPGTTLGDIGHVIQQHAEKNYYSVVRDFCGHGIGDQFHEDPQVVHYGKPGTGLVLQEGMTFTIEPMINAGSHHTKIKPDGWTAVTRDGRLSAQWEHTMAVTASGVEVLTARGEESL
- the glnD gene encoding [protein-PII] uridylyltransferase; the encoded protein is MSERLLQLEPPSKSLTSSALLPLLSTELQRYRVQQEQQFQEGADIRALVNERAQFFDQLLTLIWQQIGFDEQFSLIAIGGYGRGELHPHSDIDLLILHNNDSDSIYKDAIETFLQLLWDLRLNVGHSVRTLSQCVEEARKDIAVATSLMEVRTIVGDDRDRQTLLEAIAPDKIWSAADFFIAKQNEQSARHQRHGINEYDLEPNVKKSPGGLRDIQTLMWVAKRYYKVDNRDQLRNKALFSDREFSQLQQGEELLWRVRFGLHTLSGRPQEVLHFDLQRQLAEQFGYQDNERLAVEQFMQDYYRTVMQLRLVNEVVMRHLQETIVDGEDQKTITPINQHFQMRGKLLETTHKRVFSEYPSGLLEIFLHWMAGDAKGIRPTTIRQIQAHCHLIDDNFRCQENNQRLFLELFRQPHRLSTALQRMTRYGVLGNYLPEFGQIIGQMQHDLFHIYPVDVHTLQVVKNIRRLGRSKAAKLFPLAAELYQRTEGKEWLLITALYHDIGKGRGGNHSLLGAVDMREFGLQHRLPEDITEMMVWLVENHLLMSRTSQKEDISDPEVINKFANRVKNQRYLDALYVLTVADVNATNPDLWNSWKASLMNQLYHEASQALARGSEDTLNQSQRIEDNRRLALQKLDGKVDNKQVQTLWENLGDDYFLRENADDIAWHTEAIAQYDNQQPMVLIKSVASTAAEGVTQIFIRLKDQDNSFAAMAAALDQLGLNIQGAQLYNSADGYTLDTFYVLDNNDQPITTDPQHYRTIRNAIVHELQLLDRYSDIVSRRTSRRLKQFPVATTTQLSQHSSGDYSILEVTTADRSGLLALIGRIFVEFGIRVQNAKISTLGERVEDLFYISDRDNQPITDPKLGENLQQAIRQRIDSQI